The DNA region AACGCGCGGCGCTGGTCGGGTTCGCCGGCGTCGGCGCCGTAGAGGGCGGTCGGCTCCGGGCGCTGGCTGCTCACGGGCTGGACACCTCCGCGGGCGTCACGTCGGCGTCGCGCGCGATGGCCGCCTCGATCCGCTCGGCGAGTTCGACCGCGCGGATGCCGTCCTCGCCGGTCGTCTCCGGCTCGGCCCGCTCGCGGACCGCGTCGGCGAACGAGGACAGCTCGTTTTTCAGCGGCTCGCCCGTCTCGACGGTCGGCCGCTCGATGACGCTCTCGTGGCGGTAGCGCACGTCGCCGTCGGCCGCGACGTACTCCGGCAGCGAGTGGCGGTGGATCTCGACGGACTGGTCGATGTAGTCGACCTCGACGTGGCAGTCCTCGGCGGTCACCGCCAGGTCGCGGACCCGCTCCTGGGTGACGCGGCTGGCCGTCAGCGACGCGACGCGGCCGTCGGCGAACTGGAGCTGGGCGACGACGTGGCCCCCGTCGGCCGCGCCGGCGGCCGCCACGTCGGTCACGGGCTCGTCGGTCAGCGAGCAGATCACGTCGACGTCGTGGATCATCAGGTCGAAGACGACGCTGTCGACGCTGTCGCGGTCGACCGGCGGCCCCTGGCGGCGGGCGGCGAAGGCGATCGGGTCGGCCTCGACCATCACGTCCCGCAGGGCGACGACCGCGGGGTTGTACCGCTCGACGTGGCCGACGCCGACGAGGCAGTCGGCCTTGCGCGCGTCGGCGAGGATGTCCCGGCCCACCTCGGGGTCGGTGACGAACGGTTTCTCGACGAGGATGTCGGTGCCGGCGTCGATGGCCGCCCGCGCGACCGCCTCGTGGAACCGCGTCGGGACCGCCACGGAGACGGCGTCCGCCCGGGCGAGCAGCGCGTCGCGGTCGCGGGCGGTCGTGTCGAACTCCGCGGCGACCTCGGCGGCCCGGTCGGGGTCGGCGTCGGCGACGCCCACCAGCTCGACCCCGGGGAGCTCGCTGTAGACGCGGGCGTGGTGGCGGCCCATGTTCCCGACGCCGACGACGCCGGCGCGGACCCGCTCGCTCATGCCCGCCCTCCGTCCCCGGCGCCGACACCGGGTCGCGGCCGGCGCGCAGCGACCGCTCCCGGCCGCTGTCTCACCCGCGCGAGGGCGTCGTTCGACCCGCTCCGACCGTGACTACACAACGGGGACCTGACCGCCGGTGACGACCGTCCGTGCTTCATGAATCACCCGGGGGTAGCGCCGAGCGTCGGCTTTGTTATGCGTTTCCTTTGACCGGTAGCCGGCCGATACGGGTCGACCCGGGGGACGAGGCGCCCCCGGTATCGACGGAACGGACGGTAGATCGGCCGTATCGGTCGATCCGTGGCACCCGG from Halosimplex halophilum includes:
- a CDS encoding Gfo/Idh/MocA family protein — its product is MSERVRAGVVGVGNMGRHHARVYSELPGVELVGVADADPDRAAEVAAEFDTTARDRDALLARADAVSVAVPTRFHEAVARAAIDAGTDILVEKPFVTDPEVGRDILADARKADCLVGVGHVERYNPAVVALRDVMVEADPIAFAARRQGPPVDRDSVDSVVFDLMIHDVDVICSLTDEPVTDVAAAGAADGGHVVAQLQFADGRVASLTASRVTQERVRDLAVTAEDCHVEVDYIDQSVEIHRHSLPEYVAADGDVRYRHESVIERPTVETGEPLKNELSSFADAVRERAEPETTGEDGIRAVELAERIEAAIARDADVTPAEVSSP